DNA from Arthrobacter sp. PvP023:
CAGCGGACCGCGGCTTGGGCTTGAGGGCGCCGGGGGTGCCGGGCTCCTTGCCGGCGCCGGGTTTCCGCGAACCGGGCTTCCGGGCGGCAGGTTTGCCCTGCTTCCAGTCGCCGGCTGCCGGCCGGTCCGCCGGCGCGCCGCCGGGGCCCTGCAGGTCCGGATCGATGAAGGCCTCTTCGCGAGGCTTGGGGCGTTTGAAGGGACGGTCGCCGCCGCCCTTGTAGCCGGCGCCGCCGGCCCCGGCGCCGCGGCTGCTGCCGCCCCGGACCGGATTGCGTCCGGCCCTGTTTTGGCCATCTTTGGCCTGTCCGGCGCTGTTGCGTCCCGAACTGTTACGTGGTGAACCCTGGCGTCCCGCCTGTGTCATGACCCGTCCTTCGTTATGTTGGCCGGCGATGGCTGTCTCCCGACAACACCAGCCAGCCGGGCGGATTGCTTCCGCCCTGGTGGATACTCGTGCGCAGGCATGGATACTGCCTACATTCTTCCGGCGTCGTAGAACTCTTCGATGCCTTCAAGCCCTGGAAGATGGGGTGAAAGCTGCGGCAACTCAGCCACCGAGCCGATTCCCATGCGTTCCAGGAAATACGACGTCGTGCGGTAAAGGATGGCTCCGGATTCGGGATCGGTCCCCGAATCTTCGATCAGTCCCCGCTGCATCAGCGTCCGCACGACAGAGTCAACATTAACTCCTCGAATTGCAGACACCCTGGCCCTTGATACGGGCTGGCGGTAAGCGATGACGGCGAGCGTTTCCAACGCCGCCTGCGTCAGCCTGGCTGTCTGTCCTTCCAGAACGAATCCGCCCACGACGTCGGCAAAATCCGTACGGGAATAGATGCGCCAGCCTCCGGCGATATTCCGCAATTCAAAACCCCGGGGTCTGGATGTGTTGCCAGCAGCGTCTATACAAGCAGCGTTTTTGCAAGCCGTGTTTGTAGAAGCGGTGTCGGCAACGTCCGAGTCCGGGGCATTAACAGTATAGCCGTTATACTCGCGCTGAAGTTCCGCCAGGAGCTGCTCGACGGCGTCGACCGTGAGATTGAGCCCGGCGGCC
Protein-coding regions in this window:
- a CDS encoding SMC-Scp complex subunit ScpB → MVIDQPATAVELAAGLNLTVDAVEQLLAELQREYNGYTVNAPDSDVADTASTNTACKNAACIDAAGNTSRPRGFELRNIAGGWRIYSRTDFADVVGGFVLEGQTARLTQAALETLAVIAYRQPVSRARVSAIRGVNVDSVVRTLMQRGLIEDSGTDPESGAILYRTTSYFLERMGIGSVAELPQLSPHLPGLEGIEEFYDAGRM